The DNA segment acaaattggtgcattcaccttatgatatccagtggaacaaccactttacaatagtgcatctaaatttTTTAAggtggggggttagaaggattactttatcctatcccaggtattccttaaagaggtggggtttcaggtgtctccggaaggtggtgattgactccgctgtcctggcgtcgtgagggagcttgttccaccattggggtgccagagcagcgaacagtttggactgggctgagcgggaaccgtgcttcctcagaggtaggggggccagcaggccagaggtggatgaacgcagtgcccttgtttgggtgtagggcctgatcagagcctgaaggtatggaggtgccgttcccctcacagctccgtaggcaagcaccatggtcttgtagcggatgcgagcttcaactggaagccagtggagagagcggaggagcggggtgacgtgagagaacttgggaaggttgaacaccagatgggctgcggcgttctggatgagttgtaggggtttaatggcacaggcagggagcccagccaacagcgagttgcagtaatccagacgggagatgacaagtgcctggattaggacctgcgtcgcttcctgtgtgaggcagggtcgtactctgcaaatgttgtagagcatgaacatacaggatcgggtcaccgccttgatgttagtggagaacgacagggtgtcgtccaggatcacgccaaggttcttagcactctgggaggaggacacaagggagttgtcaaccgtgatggcgagatcatggaacgggcagtccttccccgggaggaagagcagcttcgtcttgccgaggttcagcttgaggtggtgatccgtcatccacactgatatgtctgccagacatgcagagatgcgattcgccgcctggttatcagaagggggaaaggagaagattaattgtgtgtcgtctgcatagcaatgataggagagaccatgtgaggatatgacagagccaagtgacttggtgtatagcgagaataggagagggcctagaacagagccctgggggacaccagtggtgagagcgcgtggtgcggagacagattctcgccacgccacctggtaggagcgacctgtcaggtaggacgcaatccaagcgtgggccgcgccggagattcccaactcggagaggaggatctgatggttcacagtatcaaaggcagcagataggtctagaaggatgagagcagaggagagagagttagctttagcagtgcggagagcctccgtgacacagagaagagcagtctcagttgaatgcccagtcttgaaacctgactgattaggatcaagaaggtcattctgagagagatggcaggagagctggccaaggacggcacgttcaagagttttggagagaaaagaaagaagggatactggtctgtagttgttgacatgggagggatcgagtgtatgttttttcagaaggggtgcaactctcgctctcttgaagacggaagggacgtagccagcggtcaaggatgagttgatgagcgagttgaggtaggggagaaggtctccagaaatggtctggagaagagaggaggggatagggtcaagtgggcaggttgttgggcggccggccgtcacaagacgcaagatttcatctggagagagaggggagaaagaggtcaaagcacagggtagggcagtgtgagcaggaccagcggtgtcgtttgacttagcaaacgaggatcggatatcgtcaaccttcttttcaaaatggttgacgaagtcatccgcagagagggagggggggggggagggggaggaggattcaggagggaggagaaggtacagtgccttgcgaaagtattcggcccccttgaacttttcgaccttttgccacatttcaggcttcaaacataaagatataaaactgtaaattttttgtgaagaatcaacaacaagtgggacacaatcatgaagtggaacgaaatattttggatatttcaaacttttttaacaaataaaaaactgaaaaattgggcgtgcaaaattactccaccaggttagagtggcagccgccacgcggtgtgaagcgtttgtatggcctgtgcagaggggagagaacagggatagacagacacatagttgacaagctacagaattgttgtttcttgtattattgtctcttgtgtctttagagaactgtttcactttgatatcctttttcttctgtcctgattttctctttcttttcttctgttaactagatattctttgttattcttcgttagctagctagcttcttccaaaagagtccctagcaactgcttagcaactggtaaacaattcagctagctaagataactacaattttatgaaaaatagtaacttttttcaaaagcctatcttctttgtttgttgcttgttttttctcctattcaatcttgcagttttcttttgaatttttccgatgtacttcactctaaaaaccatgtaaatttcaatatttgtaggagctcatttttcagctgctgctgctcaaattggaagaaataaataaatagtgaaATAACAGTCTAGCTATGTTTCTCTTCATTGAGTATGTAAGCAGGCTGTCTTTGAATTTCTAGTTTCGCTCAACCCCCTCACTTTTCTCACTGTATTTCATAGCCAGGTTCGATATAGCTACTTGcctgtccagtgtttgctgcactGAGAGAGTAAAGTATTGTGTCTGCAGAAGTTCCCCTCTGcgcagtcacagactggtcttccctgactggtcttccctgactgcctgaccctgatgagacccctgtcaccatctgatacTGCTCAGATGAcgcatgacaaagaattaccttggtgtacatttatacattatattatccaagaaatcaatcaatggttcaataatttaaattaccattattcccagatcacAGACCGTAGCctacccatcaactcaagatgAAACGTTGTATCCATTCACTGATTGTTATAATATATTGCAAAATTCTCCTGAGCTCCATAGACAGATCTtacctggctgtctgaccctgctgggacacctgtcaccatctgatcctgccaggctgtgtcacagctggccgtgactgggagacccatgaggcggcacacaattggcccagcatcgtccgcgTTTCttttgacacattggtgcggctggcttccgggttaaatggGCATTGGTACAAGAATGTGTCATTTTGGCCAACTTGTTTCAGTTTGGGGCTGATTGTTAATTGTTTAGAAAAAGTTAATTCTGTGTGGGTACTTTTTCTCAAGCAGTCAAGAAAAATGAATTTGCAACATTGCTATGTTATTAGAGAAGAAGTATGGTATTTAAGTCAATGCTTTGATATtgagcctctctttctctccacagtACTCTGTGCAGCTCAGCATTCAGCCCAACCTGAGACTCGGCAGGTGAAAGGCATCGCGGGAAAGTCTCTCTCTTTTCCAGAAAGGGTGTTGAAGTTTGGCACTTTACTTTATGGAGACGTTGGCAACATTGCACATGTGTACCCTGGTAAACAAAGTAATACAAACCTTGTAAAGAGATTTAAAAACCGCCTTCACTGGAACAATGTTACTGGATTCTTCACTTTGTCAGACCTACAAATAGACGATTCTGGGATTTACATTGTGGACAATGCAGATGAGGAGATGACACATGCATTTCAGCTGACTGtgtactgtaagtgtgtgtgtgtgtgctgtaaatTACAAAATCATTAAAATGGTCGCTTTATTagttcggtaaaaagctgagagaAGGGGCTGttgaaatgtaaccactctcaaagtccaaaaatgtatgtagcatcTGCTCTTTGCCAATTTAAAGATAAGTACCATTTCACCAATTCCCATTTATTCATTATTTGTCTTCCAGATGTTCTGTCCAAACCTCAGGTGACGGTCCATGACAACATCTCCTGTAGTGTGGTGTGTTCTATGGAGAACGGGAGAGAGGTGACCCTGTCCTGGTACAAAGGAGGGGAGATACTCAACCAGACCAGCAGCCCTGACCACaacatcaccctctctctacctctcaagGTGGATGAACAGAACAGAGACTCTTACAGATGTGAGGCTGCCAACCCAGTCAGCAAGGGGACAGGTGTTGTTCCACATTCCTGTATAGAGAGTGATCCCTCCAAGGTgacaggtaaaaaaaaacatgtacagtAGCAATGTTACATTGCAGTATCCAGACAATACCAACTTCTATATGAAACAGTAAGTATGGTAGAGCTCATTTTATGAAACACTGTTTTAATTAAAATATAGTTTCTCTCTTTTTACTTCAGATGGTGATGAGAGGACTCCAGGTTCTCTTCTTATTGCTGTAATCTGTGTTCTGGTTGCTTCAGGACTTGTTGGACTTGCAATATGTCTTAAGAAGAGAAACAGACACTCACATGCAGGTATTCATCTTTTAGCAGGGAGATGTTATTCCGTGAAAACATGTTGTGCAGAACCTTTTTTAATGATCATTGATGGTTTTTTGGGAAAACGTAGGACATGTTTGCCTGAACAACAGCTACAGGTCAAATGAATATAAATCTTCCACACTTCCTCAGCTATCTCAGACCACTTCTCTAAATGTTGATAAAGcagaagtcacacacacacaagcatgctcGGACAATAATTACGTTATGGGTTCTCTGACGCCAAAAAGACTGCTAGTACAGACACCGGTATCCATAGTAACATGAGTTCTTAGTGTTGACAGAACCTGTCTTGCGGATGAGCATTTGTGCATATCTGTCAGTTACTCCCACCCACACTGTATATTTCATTTCCATTATTTGCCTTTATAGATTCACCCGAAAGAAAGCAAGATGACATTCTGTATGCAGAGAACTCACATTAAACCAGCAGATAACCAGGTTACTTACTAATAATGCTACAGCCTGATAAACATAGGAGATGTAATACAGCAGCTTTAGCAGCCCTGATGGCTACAACTGTTGACTTTAGCTCTGTGCCAGTGGGTTAATGTGGTCTTGAGTTGCACAGACCACCTGAGTTTGATACCCGGCCTGATGTCATTGCATCCAGTTTTGTCCATGTGATATGGTTGGGTTGCACAATGAGAAGCCACACAGCTCATTTTGttcatacactgaacaaaaatataaatgcaacatgtaaaatgttcccatgtttcattagctaAATTAATATATCCCCAAAAGATTTCATACGCACATGAAGCTTATTTTAAtgaaattctgtgcacaaatttgagtgcatccctgttagtgagcttttctcctttgccaagataatccatccacctgacaggtgtggcatatcaagaagctgattaaacagcatgataattacacaggtgcaccttttgctggggataaatggtcactctaaaatgtgcagttttgtcacacaacacaatgccacagatgtctcaagtttttagggagattgcaattggcatgctgaggagtatttctgtctctaataaagcccttttgtggggaaaaactcattatgATTATCTGGGCCTGGTTCCCGCGTGGGTGGGCCTTTGACCTCCCAGTCCCACCCATTGCTGCACCCctgcacagtcatgtgaaatccatagattagggcctaatgaatgaatttcaattgactgatttccttatatgaactgtaactcagtaaaatccttgaaattgttgcattttatacttttgttcagtatagtaatgCCTTTGATCTTCCTGTGTCTTTAACAGTATTTGCCAAGTCTATGGACTCTTAAACTTGGCTTCATGGTTCCTCCCACTAGATTTAAGAATGGTTCTAGATGTGTTGACTGTTGAGTTACCTAGTCCAGAACCATGAGAATAGATAAGAGAGCATCAGACTTGTCTTCCTCTGGTACAAAGTATCTGATAACGAAACATGATCCTTTTTCTTTTTTGCTACACTTTTTCTCATCCCCCGCTCTCTGCCCCTCTTTCCTTGTTCCTCTCAATCCTTCCCTCCctacctctttccctctccctgtctaGGAGGAGCGAAGAGGTATACCAGAACTTGATCCGCTTAGAGACAACCCTGAGCTGACATCAGTTTATTATACACTCCAGTTACATTGCATCACTGCCAGCGAGGATGTTAACACTGCATGAAGGAGAGCGAAAACAGGAAGTTACTGAGAGGGTTACATGATCATTCACATCCAAGAGAAGGCATTACATCCTAAAGAGGACGTTAAGACAAAATTATAGTAAAGATGAATCTAGAAAACTTAATGGAGGCACAGTTGTTACTGGAGAAAATTCCCATTTAACTATTGCATTGTTGTTATTTCAGACTTCCTGTGTTGGTCATTCTTTTGTTGAATTAGGGCCTTGGTGAGATTCACTGATATAGACAAATTCAATAACTATGCCTAGAGTTTTTAGTGGGTGAtctctctttttttatttatttttgtacctttttttaaaccaggtaggccagttgagaacaagttctcatttacaactgctatctggccaagataaagcaaagcagtgtgacaaaaacagagttacacataaacaaacgtacagtcaacaaCGAAAAAGAACAGAAAAATTGAAAAATTTAtgttgtgtgtgcaaatgtagaagagttgggaggtaggcaataaataggccctagaggcgcaaataattacaatttagcattaatactggagtgctAGATGTGCAGATGTGCAAGTACTGGGctgcaagagggtaagtaataatatgtggatgaggtagtcgagtgtgctatttacagattggctgtgtacaggtacagtgatcattattaagctgctctggcagctgatgcttatagagagggagatataagactccagcttcagagatttttgcaattcgttctagtcattggcagcagagaactggaaggaaaggcggcacaGTGGAGataagcctaggcattgagtgacgatttATAGGTTAAAACAAATGGAACCTATCTTAATACAATTCACTAGTGTGTTTGCTATGCTACTGCTGGGCCAAAGCTTATTTTCAGTACTGTCTGTTTTGTTTAAATGTAGGTGCCTCCCCTGTATCTTTTTATAGCTGGTCATTGTTTAGCTTGCCAGTGGATAGCAGCTATGTACATAAAAAGCAGATATTTGGTTAGGTATAGCCACCTACTCCTTATAAGCAATGGCTGTTAGGCTACATTGGAAACAAAGTCCACAAGCACATTTTTCCTTTCACCATGTAGATTCTATTGAAACATTTCTGAGGGGTATATTTTGATTTGCCTTTTGACTCAGACAAGTATCTTTGGTGACATTTTACTCTTATTGCTTTTGGCAAAATGCAGACACGATTAAGTGTAGTTCAGATCTTGCTTTGACAACTGTGTTCATGCAGTTTGAATGTACAAAATGAACAGTTTATTATGATGGACCATTTATTGCTTGTCCTTTTCTAGCTACACAGTATGTAGGTCATCATATCTTAAGAATACAACCACTCCCTCCTGCACGCTCCTACATTAGCCCACATACAGTGTATAACTCTGAAAAAATATCTTCCAGTCTTTGCACTGGAAGATATTTCATTTTTATACTAATCAAGTAGAAAGGGAAGAGGTATAATGGACGCTGTTGTCTCTTTCGGA comes from the Salmo trutta chromosome 4, fSalTru1.1, whole genome shotgun sequence genome and includes:
- the LOC115191988 gene encoding leucine-rich repeats and immunoglobulin-like domains protein 1; this encodes MMISITVEWPLLWCYVSVLCAAQHSAQPETRQVKGIAGKSLSFPERVLKFGTLLYGDVGNIAHVYPGKQSNTNLVKRFKNRLHWNNVTGFFTLSDLQIDDSGIYIVDNADEEMTHAFQLTVYYVLSKPQVTVHDNISCSVVCSMENGREVTLSWYKGGEILNQTSSPDHNITLSLPLKVDEQNRDSYRCEAANPVSKGTGVVPHSCIESDPSKVTDGDERTPGSLLIAVICVLVASGLVGLAICLKKRNRHSHAGGAKRYTRT